TTCCGTCAGCGGACGGTATTCGCCCGGCTCCAGATCGTCATCCAGCGTAATCTCGCCAATGCGCTCGCGGTGCAGCGCCACCACATGGTTGCCGATCGCGGCGAACATGCGTTTAACCTGATGATAGCGCCCTTCACTAATGGTCAGACGCGCTTCCGTCTCGCTAAGCACTTCCAGCGTAGCCGGCTTGGTTAGCGTTTTCTCGCCGTGCAGCTGCACGCCCTCGGCAAACAGCTGCGCGGTCTCTTCCCGCAGCGGATGCTCCAGCGTGACCCGATAGGTTTTTTCACAATGGTGGCGCGGCGAGGTAATACGATGCGACCACTGCCCGTCGTCGGTAAGCAGCACCAGCCCGGTAGTATCAATATCAAGACGCCCTGCCGCATGCAGTTTCCAGGCGGTCGGCTCCTCAATAAAATAGAGAATGGTAGGATGATCGGGATCGTCGGTAGAGCAGACATAGCCCTGCGGCTTGTTCAGCATAAAATAGCGCGGCCCGACCTGAAGCTGGAGCAGATTGCCTTCATATTCTACCTGGTGTTCCGGCTGCACCTTAAACGCCCCGTCGCGTACAATTTCGCCGTCTACCGTTACGCGTTTGGCCCGCAGTTCCCGCGCGGCGATGGCCCGGCTAACTTCCAGTTGTTGAGAAAGAAATTTATCAAGTCGCATTGCGTTTGTGATGCCTGTTGTCTGACCTGGAGAGATACGCCCGTGGCGCATGAAGAGCGCTAAGTATACCTGGAGTTGTCAGCAGCGGACAGAGTGAAATGCCGTTTCATCCGCTTTCATGGCATAATGTCGGCCGGTTTCCAAAATCTATGCTGCTCATGTCGTTTACTCTGCGTCCTTATCAACAGGAAGCGGTTGAAGCTACGCTTAACCACTTCCGCCGTTCCCAACAGCCTGCGGTTATCGTGCTGCCTACGGGCGCCGGTAAAAGTCTGGTGATTGCTGAACTGGCGCGGCTGGCGCGCGGACGCGTGCTGGTGCTGGCGCATGTGAAAGAGCTGGTGGCGCAAAACCACAGCAAATATCTGGCGCTGGGACTGCAGGCGGATATTTTCGCCGCCGGACTGGCGCGCAAAGAGAGTAAAAGCAAAGTGGTATTTGGCAGCGTACAGTCGGTGGCGCGTAACCTGCCGCTGTTCGACAGCGCCTTTTCACTGCTGATTGTTGATGAATGCCATCGCATCGGCGACGATGAAAACAGCCAATACCAGCAGATTCTGACGCACCTGCGCCTGCACAATCCGCAGCTGCGGCTGCTGGGTTTGACGGCAACACCCTATCGCCTCGGCAAAGGCTGGATCTACCGCTTTCACTATCACGGCATGGTGCGCGGCGATGAACGTGCCCTGTTCCATGACTGCATCTACGAGCTGCCGCTGCGCTATATGATTAAGCATGGCTTTTTGGTGCCGCCGGAGCGGCTGGATATGCCGGTGGTGCAGTACGATTTCAGCCGCCTGAGCGCGCAGGCAAACGGTCTGTTTTCCGCCGACGATCTCAACCGCGAGCTAAAACAGCAGCAGCGCATCACGCCGCATATTATCAGTCAAATCGTGGAGTTTGCCGCCGATCGCAAAGGCGTGATGATCTTCGCCGCCACCGTTGAGCATGCCAAAGAGGTGCTGTCGCTGCTGCCGGAAGGAAAAGCGCTGGTTAGCGCCGATACGCCGGGACCGGAGCGCGACGCGTTGATTAACGCCTTCAAACAGCAGCAGATCAAATATCTGGTCAACGTCGCGGTGTTAACCACCGGCTTCGATGCGCCGCATGTCGATCTGATCGCTATTCTGCGCCCTACGGAATCGGTCAGTCTCTATCAGCAAATTGTCGGGCGCGGGCTGCGCCTGTGCGAAGGAAAAAGCGATTGCCTGATTCTGGATTATGCCGGTAATCCGCACGATCTGTTTACCCCGGAAGTGGGCGCGCCCAAAGGTCAGAGCGATAACCAGCCGGTGCAGGTGTTCTGCCCCGCCTGCGGCTTCGCCAATACCTTTTGGGGTAAAACCACCGCCGACGGCACGCTGATCGAGCACTTTGGCCGTCGCTGCCAGGGCGTGCTGGAAGATGACGAAGGCCATCGTGAACAGTGCGACTACCGTTTTCGTTTTAAAAGCTGCCCGCACTGTAACGCTGAAAATGATATTGCCGCGCGTCGCTGCCATCAGTGCGATGCGGTGCTGGTCGATCCCGACGATATGCTGAAGGCGGCGCTGAAGCTGAAGGATGCGCTGGTGCTGCGCTGCGGCGGCATGACGCTGGAGGCTGGCCGTGACGATAAAGGCGAATGGCTGAAAGCCACCTATTACGATGAGGATGGCACCAGCGTCAGCGAGCGTTTTCGCCTGCAAACGCCTGCGCAGCGCACCGCCTTTGAGCAGCTGTTTATGCGGCCGCATCAGCGGGCACCCGGCGTACCGCTTGGCTGGCAAACCGCCCGTGATGTGGTGGCGTTGCAGCCGCTATTGCGTCATCCCGATTTCGTCGTGGCACGGGCGCGCGGGCAGTTTTGGCAGGTGCGTGAAAAGGTGTTCGACTATCAGGGTCGCTATCGCCGCGCCAATGAGCTGCGCTGAGAGGCCGCGCCGGGAACGAAGGCCCTCTGCACTTCCGTTTGCTCCGGCCGCTAAACACCGCTATAATGCCGCGCGCTTTTGTCTGACAAGAGCTGAACAATCCAACCTGCTGCTGGGTCGCCTGTAGCAGGATCATTTATTGAAGAGAGTTACCATGTTAACTATCAATGCAACTGAACGTAAAGAGCAGGGTAAGGGTGCGAGCCGCCGCCTGCGTGCTGCTAACAAATTCCCGGCTATCATCTATGGTGGTAAGGAAGCAGCTGTTTCCATCGAACTGGATCACGATTCTGTACTGAACCTGCAGGCTAAGCCTGGCTTCTACGACGAAGTTCTGGTTCTGAACGTCGATGGTAAAGAAACCAAGGTTAAAGTTCAGGCTGTACAGCGTCACCCGTTCAAGCCGAAACTGCACCACATCGATTTCGTTCGCGCTTAATCGCAAACGGATCTAAAAGAACGCCGCATCCGCGGCGTTTTTTTATGCCTGCGCGCCGGCCAAAACCCGCGCGCTGGCGCTTACTGCCCGCCGGTACGACGCTGCAGCTGATCGCGCAGATTCGGCGGCGTTCCCTTGATAGTAAGGGTATCGGTCGCCGGATCCCAGAAGATGCGCTCGCCCAGCAGCATCGCATCAAAATTGATGGTTAACCCGCCGCCGCTGCCAGCAAACTTCGTTAGCTGACGCAGCGTACTGCGATCCGCCGGGAAGCTCTCTTCCAGCTCGTAGCCCTGCTCCTGCGTAAACTCCTGAAAGTTCTTTTCACCCAGCGGCGGCAGTTCGCGCGCCAGCTCTTCAATGGCGATCTCCTCGCCTGCCTGCAGCTGTTCGTTGCAATAGCTGTAAACCTGCTGGCGATAGTTTTGCCGCTCGGCCTTATCCAGGCTGGATTCGGCACAGTAGTCATCCACCGCCTGCAGCAGTCCGCGGTTTTGCGCTTTGGTATCCAGCCCAACGCTGGCCCCAAGGAAATCCATAAAGAAATCGGCTACCTTACGCCCGACGCGTCCGCGTAAGAAAGTCAGATATCGGGTGGATTCCGGGTTGGTTTCCCATTCGGTCAAATCGACGCGCGCCACGATATCGGCGTGGTTGATATCCAGATAGTGCACGCTGCTGATATCGAGTTGCTCATTGACGCGCATGCTGCTCTGGCTGTTTAGCACGGCGATGAGCAGATACTCCACCGCCAAATAACGGTAGTGGCAAAACAGCACAATGCCGCCGTCGGCAAAGGGATATTTTGCCAGCTCATCACGCAGGCGCCCGGTTGCGGCGCGGCTGAAAGCCAGAAAATCCTGCTGGCCGTCACGGCATGCGCGCAGCGTTTGCGCCAGCTCGCTCTCAGGGTTGAACAGGCCAAACGCTTTGCTTTTCGCGCTATAGATCCGGTGCAGCTCTTCCACCAGTTCCGACACGGCCTGGGTGGCGGGCAACAGGCTATCACGCAGCACCAGCTCCAGCGTTTGCTCATCACGTTTGATCAACTGATGCAGGGCAATCTGGTCGATATCCAGACTCATGTTAGACTCTCCTTTAAGCTTCAGGCGCGTATTCAAACACCCCGCGCCCTTGCGATCAACCGGCGGCTTCATTAACAGGAAGCGTTGCCGAAGTTTAACGCGCTGTAGACGATAAAAGTGCAGAAAAAAAGGCGTGCTTACGGTAAGATACCGCCTTTTCAATACGTATTAGTTAAGGTTATGCCACAATCATCCCGTTATAGTGACGAACGCGTGGAGCAGATCCTCGCGCAGCTGGTGCAGGTGCTGGAATCAAACCAGGCGC
This Mixta hanseatica DNA region includes the following protein-coding sequences:
- the rsuA gene encoding 16S rRNA pseudouridine(516) synthase RsuA, which translates into the protein MRLDKFLSQQLEVSRAIAARELRAKRVTVDGEIVRDGAFKVQPEHQVEYEGNLLQLQVGPRYFMLNKPQGYVCSTDDPDHPTILYFIEEPTAWKLHAAGRLDIDTTGLVLLTDDGQWSHRITSPRHHCEKTYRVTLEHPLREETAQLFAEGVQLHGEKTLTKPATLEVLSETEARLTISEGRYHQVKRMFAAIGNHVVALHRERIGEITLDDDLEPGEYRPLTEEEIASIGAPR
- a CDS encoding DEAD/DEAH box helicase, whose amino-acid sequence is MSFTLRPYQQEAVEATLNHFRRSQQPAVIVLPTGAGKSLVIAELARLARGRVLVLAHVKELVAQNHSKYLALGLQADIFAAGLARKESKSKVVFGSVQSVARNLPLFDSAFSLLIVDECHRIGDDENSQYQQILTHLRLHNPQLRLLGLTATPYRLGKGWIYRFHYHGMVRGDERALFHDCIYELPLRYMIKHGFLVPPERLDMPVVQYDFSRLSAQANGLFSADDLNRELKQQQRITPHIISQIVEFAADRKGVMIFAATVEHAKEVLSLLPEGKALVSADTPGPERDALINAFKQQQIKYLVNVAVLTTGFDAPHVDLIAILRPTESVSLYQQIVGRGLRLCEGKSDCLILDYAGNPHDLFTPEVGAPKGQSDNQPVQVFCPACGFANTFWGKTTADGTLIEHFGRRCQGVLEDDEGHREQCDYRFRFKSCPHCNAENDIAARRCHQCDAVLVDPDDMLKAALKLKDALVLRCGGMTLEAGRDDKGEWLKATYYDEDGTSVSERFRLQTPAQRTAFEQLFMRPHQRAPGVPLGWQTARDVVALQPLLRHPDFVVARARGQFWQVREKVFDYQGRYRRANELR
- the rplY gene encoding 50S ribosomal protein L25; translated protein: MLTINATERKEQGKGASRRLRAANKFPAIIYGGKEAAVSIELDHDSVLNLQAKPGFYDEVLVLNVDGKETKVKVQAVQRHPFKPKLHHIDFVRA
- the yejK gene encoding nucleoid-associated protein YejK produces the protein MSLDIDQIALHQLIKRDEQTLELVLRDSLLPATQAVSELVEELHRIYSAKSKAFGLFNPESELAQTLRACRDGQQDFLAFSRAATGRLRDELAKYPFADGGIVLFCHYRYLAVEYLLIAVLNSQSSMRVNEQLDISSVHYLDINHADIVARVDLTEWETNPESTRYLTFLRGRVGRKVADFFMDFLGASVGLDTKAQNRGLLQAVDDYCAESSLDKAERQNYRQQVYSYCNEQLQAGEEIAIEELARELPPLGEKNFQEFTQEQGYELEESFPADRSTLRQLTKFAGSGGGLTINFDAMLLGERIFWDPATDTLTIKGTPPNLRDQLQRRTGGQ